Proteins encoded within one genomic window of Couchioplanes caeruleus:
- a CDS encoding TetR/AcrR family transcriptional regulator, whose product MTATTPSRRERLRAETVTEIKDAARRLLVAGGPTAISLRAIARDVGMTAPALYRYFASLDALVTAIVTDLFEELRAAVAGVAAAHADEDPLTRIGHMARGFRRWSLDHPAEFALMFGSPVPGVTPLPQRGPPLDEAGARFGETFFAVMSEHYARHSFAGEPHELPDPALREIFRPYLENFGDRFPAPVIYFFITSWTRLYGMVAMEVFGHLAWAVTDVEPLFEVELARALRQLAR is encoded by the coding sequence ATGACGGCCACCACACCCAGCCGGCGCGAACGGCTGCGCGCGGAGACCGTCACCGAGATCAAGGACGCCGCGCGGCGTCTGCTGGTCGCCGGCGGCCCGACGGCGATCTCCCTGCGCGCCATCGCCCGCGACGTCGGCATGACCGCACCGGCGCTCTACCGCTACTTCGCCAGCCTCGACGCCCTGGTCACGGCGATCGTCACCGACCTCTTCGAGGAGCTCCGGGCCGCCGTGGCGGGCGTCGCGGCGGCACACGCCGACGAGGATCCCCTTACCCGCATCGGGCACATGGCACGCGGTTTCCGGCGCTGGTCGCTGGACCATCCGGCTGAGTTCGCACTGATGTTCGGCAGCCCCGTGCCCGGCGTCACCCCGCTGCCGCAGCGGGGACCGCCGCTGGACGAGGCCGGAGCCCGCTTCGGCGAGACGTTCTTCGCCGTCATGAGCGAGCACTACGCCCGGCACTCCTTCGCGGGGGAGCCGCACGAGCTGCCCGATCCGGCACTGCGCGAGATCTTCCGGCCGTACCTGGAGAACTTCGGCGACCGGTTCCCAGCGCCGGTCATCTATTTCTTCATCACCTCGTGGACCCGCCTGTACGGCATGGTGGCCATGGAGGTCTTCGGCCATCTGGCCTGGGCGGTCACGGACGTCGAGCCCCTGTTCGAAGTCGAGTTGGCCCGGGCTCTCCGGCAGTTGGCACGATAA
- a CDS encoding phytoene desaturase family protein, whose protein sequence is MSALPERADVVIIGSGHNGLVSAVLLARAGLSVVVLEAADVLGGATRTEHPFAKVPGLGQSTGSYLLGLMPPELIATLGVDIPVLRRDPHYFLPTPGGPGSPYLLFGTDREATRAQMARFFSPRDIAADEAMQVEIAALRADLAPAWLEEPRPVEEIADRHIRPQLQSTFIDLVRGSVADYLERFGFKSELLTSMYAVTDGLSGLNAGPDDPGTGHNFLVHNMCRLPGADGTWMIAAGGMGTVSRTFAAAARSAGAQIFTGTPVSAVTVSQGAATGVALADGRTVEARVVLGACDPYRLMSLVPEGALPTTLTERMAAVRRTGTTMKVNLALSGLPRFSCLPEDTPSPFGSTIHLLPGSAGLSPTAAEDRGKTVMGGLADYNSPMAALRAMWADVQAGRLPAEPTIEWYLHTTVDPSLRDGAGHHSSALFVQSVPFELADTTWDEALPGYVTKLLAICDRYAPGTSSLVADMMPLTPPGIEQHFGITGGHIHHVDNTVAFDERMPYFTGLDGLYAGSAGAHPAGSVIGAAGHNAAQRILRDLGR, encoded by the coding sequence ATGAGTGCTCTGCCGGAACGCGCCGATGTCGTGATCATCGGGTCGGGTCACAACGGCCTGGTCTCCGCCGTCCTGCTGGCCCGCGCGGGCCTTTCCGTCGTCGTCCTCGAGGCCGCCGACGTGCTCGGCGGCGCCACCCGCACCGAGCATCCCTTCGCCAAGGTGCCGGGCCTGGGCCAGTCCACCGGCTCCTACCTGCTCGGCCTGATGCCGCCGGAGCTGATCGCCACCCTCGGCGTCGACATCCCCGTGCTGCGCCGCGACCCGCACTACTTCCTGCCGACGCCGGGCGGGCCCGGCTCGCCCTATCTGCTCTTCGGCACCGACCGCGAGGCCACCCGCGCCCAGATGGCGCGGTTCTTCTCCCCCCGCGACATCGCCGCGGACGAGGCGATGCAGGTCGAGATCGCCGCGCTGCGCGCCGATCTCGCCCCCGCCTGGCTCGAGGAGCCGCGGCCCGTCGAGGAGATCGCCGACCGCCACATCCGGCCGCAGCTCCAGAGCACCTTCATCGATCTGGTACGCGGCTCGGTCGCCGACTACCTCGAGCGGTTCGGATTCAAGAGCGAACTGCTGACCAGCATGTACGCGGTGACCGACGGCCTGTCCGGGCTGAACGCGGGCCCCGACGACCCCGGCACCGGCCACAACTTCCTCGTGCACAACATGTGCCGCCTGCCGGGCGCGGACGGCACGTGGATGATCGCCGCCGGCGGCATGGGCACCGTCTCCCGCACCTTCGCGGCGGCGGCCCGGTCGGCCGGCGCCCAGATCTTCACGGGTACGCCGGTGAGCGCGGTGACCGTCTCCCAGGGCGCGGCGACCGGCGTGGCCCTCGCCGACGGCCGGACCGTCGAGGCCCGGGTCGTGCTGGGTGCGTGCGACCCCTACCGGCTGATGTCGCTGGTGCCCGAGGGCGCGCTGCCCACCACGCTCACCGAGCGGATGGCGGCCGTGCGCAGGACCGGCACCACGATGAAGGTCAACCTGGCGCTGTCCGGGCTGCCGCGCTTCTCCTGCCTGCCGGAGGACACCCCGTCGCCGTTCGGCTCGACGATCCACCTGCTGCCGGGGTCCGCAGGGCTGAGCCCTACCGCGGCGGAAGACCGCGGCAAAACCGTCATGGGTGGCCTCGCCGACTACAACTCCCCGATGGCCGCTCTGCGCGCCATGTGGGCGGACGTGCAAGCCGGGCGCCTGCCCGCGGAGCCGACCATCGAGTGGTATCTGCACACCACGGTCGACCCGTCACTGCGCGACGGCGCGGGACACCACTCGTCGGCCCTCTTCGTGCAGTCGGTGCCGTTCGAGCTCGCCGACACCACCTGGGACGAGGCTCTCCCCGGCTACGTCACCAAGCTGCTGGCGATCTGCGACCGCTACGCCCCGGGCACGTCGTCCCTGGTAGCGGACATGATGCCGCTGACCCCGCCCGGCATCGAGCAGCACTTCGGCATCACCGGCGGCCACATCCACCACGTCGACAACACGGTCGCCTTCGACGAGCGCATGCCCTACTTCACGGGTCTCGACGGCCTCTACGCCGGCTCGGCGGGCGCCCACCCGGCCGGGAGCGTGATCGGCGCCGCCGGCCACAACGCCGCCCAGCGCATCCTGCGCGACCTCGGCCGCTGA